A section of the Ranitomeya imitator isolate aRanImi1 chromosome 7, aRanImi1.pri, whole genome shotgun sequence genome encodes:
- the LOC138645678 gene encoding uncharacterized protein produces MDIGQLKEYIASYTLNNCPLGNQGYNQVLIQLMGFLGHGKSSLINSCKYALHDKEFTVHAESGSADGGLTTVRRTYPLTNTITMVDNRGCATLNPFEAGEFYTQLANFVPLNEGVEWTKEFDEVLNRLEDAEIEPNFSNVIVPVFVYSVKRDIAANEFEEIKTFLKICRDLTGIFPIIVLTHKTSGPFSKFRDMFEGMGAEEIFSVENYTSEDNLKTLGRHLQFLNLIHKVLLNVNFRMSEERNPRKERVERKKFLHRFFHKR; encoded by the exons ATGGATATTGGCCAGCTGAAGGAATATATTGCATCTTACACCCTGAATAACTGCCCCCTGGGAAACCAGGGCTACAATCAGGTCCTCATCCAGCTGATGGGCTTCCTGGGACACGGGAAATCCTCCCTAATCAACTCCTGTAAATATGCCCTCCATGATAAGGAGTTCACAGTCCACGCTGAGTCTGGCTCGGCCGACGGCGGCCTCACCACGGTCAGGAGAACCTACCCACTCACCAACACCATCACCATGGTGGACAACCGAGGATGCGCCACGCTAAACCCCTTTGAGGCCGGGGAGTTTTACACCCAGCTGG CGAATTTTGTCCCATTGAACGAAGGAGTGGAATGGACAAAGGAGTTTGATGAAGTGTTGAATCGCTTGGAAGATGCTGAAATCGAGCCAAACTTTAGCAATGTTATTGTGCCGGTGTTCGTTTACAG CGTGAAGAGGGACATTGCCGCTAATGAGTTCGAAGAAATCAAGACGTTCCTTAAAATCTGTCGAGACCTAACAG GAATCTTCCCCATCATCGTCCTCACCCACAAGACCAGCGGCCCCTTCTCTAAATTCCGTGACATGTTTGAAGGGATGGGGGCTGAAGAAATCTTCTCGGTAGAGAACTACACAAGTGAGGACAATCTGAAGACCCTGGGGAGACATCTGCAGTTCCTGAACCTGATACACAAAGTCTTACTGAACGTCAACTTCCGGATGTCTGAGGAACGCAATCCCCGGAAAGAGAGAGTGGAGCGCAAGAAGTTTCTACACAGGTTCTTCCATAAGAGATAA